In the Desulfuromonadaceae bacterium genome, CCTCAACGGACTGGCGCATACGCCAGGCGTGATCCCCTACGGTGGCACCTTCCTGGTTTTCGCCGATTATATGAAACCGGCAATCCGTCTCGCGGCACTGATGGGACTGGCACCGATTTATGTGTTTACACATGATTCGATCGGTCTGGGCGAGGACGGCCCGACCCATCAGCCGATCGAACAGCTGGCGCTGTTGCGCTCCATTCCGCAGCTGCATGTCATTCGTCCCGCCGATGCCAACGAAACCGCTGTTGCCTGGCGGGCGGCGATCGAACGGCGCGACGGCCCGACAGCGCTGATCCTCAGTCGCCAGGGGTTGCCGACGCTGGAACGGAACGCCGCCAACAGTGCGGAACAACTCCTCAACGGTGGCTATGTCCTTGCTCCGGAGAGCGGCGCGCTGCAGGTCATTCTCCTTGCAACCGGTTCCGAAGTGCACCCGACCCTGGCGGCGCGCGATCTGCTTGAAGCTGAAGGGATCGCGACGCGCGTTGTGGCGGTGCCATGCTGGGAGCTGTTTGCGGCGCAGCCGGCGAGCTATCGCGATAGCGTGTTGCCTCCAGCATGTCGTCTGCGGGTGGCAGTCGAGGCAGCGTCACCGTTTGGCTGGGAGCGTTTTGTCGGCCTGGACGGCACCATCATCGCGATGAACAGTTTCGGTGCCAGCGCGCCGGCAGAAAAACTGATGACCCACTTCGGATTTACGCCGGAACGAATCGCCGCCGCCGCTCGTCAACTACTTGCCACCAGCGCGGCGGCGGACGCTCGGAGTGAGCGATGAAAAAGCTGCTGCACGTGGCGCTCAGCGGAGTGTTTATGCTTGTGGCGTTCGGCTGTGCAGGGGTGCAGATGAATGAAGAGGTCGCGACACTGCTCAAGGATGTCGCCAGAAACGATGATGAACCGCTGGTGCGGGCTTTTGCCTCACTCGCCTATCTGGGGGGGAAGGTCGCTGCGGCGCAGCCGGCGACGGAAACGGCGCAAGCGCAGGTTGATGCTGCTCCGGCGAGCGCTGCTCTCGCGGTTGCCCGAAAATGGGACTTCCCTGCCGCGGTCCAACAACGACCGGACGCGGTCGCGGTTGTGATCGGCAATCGCGATTACCAGTCGCGGGGCAAAGGGGTGCCCAATGTTGATTTTGCCCACAATGACGCCAACGCAATACGTTCCTATGTTGTGGACAGTCTCGGCTATCGCGCAGGGAACATTCTTGACCTGCGCGACGCCTCGCAGGCTGAGATGATCGCGGTCTTCGGCTCAGCCACCAATCCACGGGGCAAGCTCTACAACTGGGTGCGCCCCGGTGAGTCCGAAGTCTTTGTCTATTATTCGGGACATGGCGCCCCCGGACTCAACGACGGCAAGGGTTATCTGTTGCCGGTCGATGCCGATCCGGCGGCGGTGGAGTTGAATGGTTATCCGCTGGAGGCCCTCTATCAAAATCTGGCCAGGCTGCCGGTGGAAAATGTCACGTTGATTCTCGATGCCTGCTTTTCCGGTGATTCCGGTGCCGGTCCGTTGGTCAAAAGTGCCTCGTCGATTTCACTGCGGGTCGTTGAGCCACGGCAGGTGTTGCCTGCGGGGACAGTGCTGAGTGCCGCTGGCCCGGCTGAAGTGGCGTCGTGGGATGCGACCACCGGTCACGGACTTTTCACCCGCCATTTTCTTGAAGGAGTTACCGGTGCGGCAGACACACAGCGTTTTGGAAATCGTGACGGGCAGGTGACTCTGGGGGAACTAAAAGCTTACCTGACAACCGAAGTGGGTTATCAGGCCCGACGTCAATTTGGACGCGAACAACATCCGGTGATCCGTGGCACGGACGATCAGGTTTTGACCGTTTTGCACTGACAATGGTGCCGCTGACTTGCCTGCGACTATCTTTTCGTGGCGGCGTCCGAACGCTTTGGCAGTAAACGTTACCGCTCGGGTGCGCGGGGCGCGTACAACAATGTGCAAGGAGCCTTTCCGAGAATAAGGGCCGCAGCGAAAATCCAGAAGTTTGAGGGCAGATTTTAGCTCATTTGCAGCCTCATAGCCGTAGCTATGGGGCAAAAAGGAGCTGAAATATGAGCCAAACAGCTGGGTTTGCAGCCGGTCATTCATTCTCGGACAGGCTCC is a window encoding:
- a CDS encoding caspase family protein, with translation MKKLLHVALSGVFMLVAFGCAGVQMNEEVATLLKDVARNDDEPLVRAFASLAYLGGKVAAAQPATETAQAQVDAAPASAALAVARKWDFPAAVQQRPDAVAVVIGNRDYQSRGKGVPNVDFAHNDANAIRSYVVDSLGYRAGNILDLRDASQAEMIAVFGSATNPRGKLYNWVRPGESEVFVYYSGHGAPGLNDGKGYLLPVDADPAAVELNGYPLEALYQNLARLPVENVTLILDACFSGDSGAGPLVKSASSISLRVVEPRQVLPAGTVLSAAGPAEVASWDATTGHGLFTRHFLEGVTGAADTQRFGNRDGQVTLGELKAYLTTEVGYQARRQFGREQHPVIRGTDDQVLTVLH